The sequence below is a genomic window from Wyeomyia smithii strain HCP4-BCI-WySm-NY-G18 chromosome 1, ASM2978416v1, whole genome shotgun sequence.
TCTTTGCGCATGTTGGACTCGCAACCCAAGCCCATGAGGCATGATATGTGCATATTTTGGGGGAAATTAACTGAATGCACCCTTTTATAGCGGATCATGTATGATTATCGACAATGACAACAGCATCAGCTGGGCTCTGATACGAAGAGCGTCAACCAAACCAGAGCTTCGAGCTTCACGGGTCCAGTCCGAAACGATCAGTCCAAGCTCACCAGTTGTGTGCTTCGAATGGCGTCCGTTGGTTGTCGTGACTTGCTGCTACTTTCGCTCCTGCTAACGAGTAGTGGCGTTATCTGCTGGCAAGCGTTATTTCCGGTTGTCTCGGGCCAGGTCGGTCAATTTGGAGCACGAGAAAACGTAACTATAtttgagaagtttttttttgcactcgCCGCTTAGGTGCTAACTGACTAACAAACGGTCGCCGATAAATAACGGTTTTTCATTATGTTTGATTTTGTCATTCCAGAATGGTACACTGGAACAGGTTGGTAACGCTCTGGTGGTACCCTCGGATGAACCAATTGTTTGGAAGGCACCATCTTCGAATCGCGGATTGTGGACTTGGATAACCGCCGTTTTTGGTTTACCGATCGTGAGCGTGTTCGCCTATCGGGCAGAAGCCCGCAACTGTGAAGCTTGCAGTTTGTTGACCAATCAAACATCAACAGCTGTTTGTATTGCCTAATCAAAACTATATTTTTAGCATGCGGTATAAGTTCGAATTCATCCCGGGTCATCGGGGGACAGGAAACGGAAGAATACGAGTTCCCGTGGATGGTTGCCCTGTACTATAGGAATAAATTCATTTGCGGTGGATCGCTCATCAATGAACTTTACGTGCTGACGGCAGCCCACTGTGTCTTTAACACCGATCGGAGTTTGTTTTCGGTGAAATTTCTCCTTCACGATCGTCGGCATCCGGGTCCGGAATCATTCGAGCGACGTGTTTCATATATTATGACCAACTGGTTTGTGAACGCTTTGGTTTTTATCACGAATGACGTTGCCTTGCTGAAGCTGAACGCAACGGTGCCGTTTGGCGATCTGCTCTATCCAGTTTGTTTGCCTCCGGAGGGTCCAACCTATGCGGGTTACGATGTGAGTACTTTTTGAGGGTTTTAAAACGATGAAATTGGAATGAAACGTTTCTTCTCTTGTAGGGCATCGTAACTGGTTGGGGTAAATTGGCCGATGGGACGTTTCCGAGTCAGTTGCAGAAACTGAGCGTACCGATTCTGTCGTACGAGGACTGTAAGAACCAAAGTGGCTACTACGGCTTTCAGATAAACGATCATATGCTATGCGCCGGAGTTCCCGAGGGAGGAAAAGATTCCTGTCAGGGTGATAGTGGAGGTCCTCTACATGTGAGAGATCCAAAGACTAACAAATTTATCGTGGCCGGTGTGGTGTCATATGGGTACGGCTGTGCAAGACCACGGTATCCGGGTATCTATGCTCGTGTTAATAGGTTTCTTGCTTGGATCAAATTCAATACGCGTGATGCCTGTCCGTGTAGCTGACAATCGGTTGCGgaacaataaatttaaataaaaattttacccAACCAAAGATGGGTCAAACTGAGTTCAAGCTCGGTGCAGCGCAGCAATTGTGCAAAAGGGTGAAAACTTTTGCACTGTACATACACAAATGGAAATAAAATCAATGCCTTGACGGGGTACATGTTCTTGTCAATGCTTAACTGTTATTCGTGTGATGTGCTGTAGATAAAATCCAACACTGGAATTCAGTGTTTAGTTGTGATCATTGTATATTAATAGTAAATTTTGAGACCCGTCGTACCATTTCGTG
It includes:
- the LOC129717419 gene encoding transmembrane protease serine 9-like, whose product is MRIFVFVVCSLPVLMCCRAEHVNERRLERLKNLNRIYGLQSDRDEYNKINYEVYVTPVMSQYAKLRARNPLLSWLANVLTFGGQAETQDTTKPSANCPKCTCGVSLVTSRIVGGIKADINEFPWMAMLLYRGTFYCGGSLISDRYVLTAAHCVLNFKANQITVKLYDPKNSLMVPKAVEKLYGNDRFSIDTFNNDIALVKLQSSLNVQDHFITVCLPTPGKSFAGMEGTVTGWGKLSNGSLSQALQRVNVPIMTNQQCKKSAYRPSRITDNMMCAGYSEGGRDACQGDSGGPLQIGDATDRQIVGIVSWGEGCAKPNYPGVYTRVNRYLQWIKNNAKDGCLCEPPAASSFTGPVRNDQSKLTSCVLRMASVGCRDLLLLSLLLTSSGVICWQALFPVVSGQVGQFGARENNGTLEQVGNALVVPSDEPIVWKAPSSNRGLWTWITAVFGLPIVSVFAYRAEARNCEACTCGISSNSSRVIGGQETEEYEFPWMVALYYRNKFICGGSLINELYVLTAAHCVFNTDRSLFSVKFLLHDRRHPGPESFERRVSYIMTNWFVNALVFITNDVALLKLNATVPFGDLLYPVCLPPEGPTYAGYDGIVTGWGKLADGTFPSQLQKLSVPILSYEDCKNQSGYYGFQINDHMLCAGVPEGGKDSCQGDSGGPLHVRDPKTNKFIVAGVVSYGYGCARPRYPGIYARVNRFLAWIKFNTRDACPCS